In Prunus dulcis chromosome 1, ALMONDv2, whole genome shotgun sequence, the following are encoded in one genomic region:
- the LOC117616513 gene encoding ABC transporter B family member 15-like gives MGKKGGLFKYADGVDKLLMVFGTLGSIGDGLMTPLTMLVLSRVINEYGGGEGTLTFSNAIVDKYSLRLLIVAIGVGVSAFIGVVWCFGFFSLYKHDRLLEL, from the exons ATGGGGAAGAAGGGAGGGCTTTTCAAGTATGCAGATGGTGTGGACAAGTTGCTGATGGTGTTTGGGACTTTGGGCAGCATTGGAGATGGGTTGATGACACCTCTTACAATGCTTGTTCTCAGCCGTGTGATCAATGAATATGGAGGTGGAGAAGGCACTCTTACTTTCTCCAATGCCATTGTGGACAAG TACTCACTCAGGCTGCTCATTGTTGCAATTGGAGTTGGAGTATCTGCTTTCATTG GGGTTGTTTGGTGCTTCGGTTTCTTTAGTCTCTACAAACATGATAGGCTTCTAGAGCTCTGA